The DNA sequence AGATCCCGCGGGCGGTGCAGATGTGGTTCCAGGCGTGGTAGCCGGTCAGCGCCAGGGAGCCTTCGATGATGTGGTTGTAGGTGACCGAGGCGCGCACCTGGTTGCGCGGGCTCGGGTCCTCGGCCAGCGCGTTCAGCGCCGCCGGAAGCTCGGAGTAGAACAGGGCGCGGTAGCCGGGGTTGCCGTCGACGTGGGCGTGCAGGTCGTCGGTGATGCCGACCGCGTCAAGCCACATCCGGAACACCTGGACGTGCTTGGCCTCCTCGAACGCGAACTGCGTCAGATACATCTCGTCGCCCAGGCGGCCTTCGGCGGCCATGGCACGGATGAAGGGCTGGATGTCCTCGGTGACCGCCTCTTCACCGGCGACGAACAGCGCGCACAGCCGCATGATGCGGAAGCGGGCCTCCTCGCCCAGCTCCCGCCAGTCCTCGGCGTCGCGGCTCATGTCGATGTCGTCCGGGTTCCAGAACTTGGCGTTGCCCTTGGCGAACAACCGCAGGGGGAAGGAGTCCCAGTTGAGGCCTTCGGCGCGCAGCGAGTGGAAGCCGTGGCGCTGTTCGGGGGGCGAGGCGGGGGCGGCGGAGTCGGCGACGTCGGTCATGGGGGCACCTCCGGTGTCGTGTCGCCACCCATCATTGGACTCGGAGTGCTTTCGTGTAAAGCGGATGTCGCCGGGGCGTGCACGGAATGCGCCGCCGGGTTGCGCGAAGCGGCGGCGTCCCGGGGAGCGCCGCGCCGCGGACCGCGATACGGTCATAGAAGCCTTCCGCGGCAGCACCTCGTGCGCCGAAGGCAGTCGCGGGGTTCCGCATCCGGACCGCGGTGGGCGCTCCGCCTGATCATCCGTGCATTCGCGCCAACCGGGAGACTACGTGTTCTGCGGCGATCCGGGCAGTTCCGGCTACGCGTCCTGTGCCGAACAGGAGGGCCTGTTCGTGATCGCGTCGCTGATTCCGGCGATGCTCGCGCTGGTCCTCATGGCTGCCGCCTTCGCCACACCCGCGGTGCGCCGCAACCCCACACTGCGCACGCAGACCCTCGGCTACTCGCTGATCGCCTGGTGTGTGGCCGGCTCCACCATGGTGCTGGGGGCACTGCCGCCGCTATAGCGGAGCCCGGGCCCGGACGCGGCCGCCCCCCGGCGTGCCGCCCGCCCGGCGGCACAGCGAGCTCAGAGTTCGTCGCCCGCGAATACGTCGTCGGCGTCGGCGATGCGGTAGGCGTAGCCCTGCTCGGCCAGGAACCGCTGCCGGTGCGCGGCGAACTCCTGGTCGACGGTGTCGCGGGCGGTCACCGCGTAGAACCGGGCGCTGCGGGAGTCGGACTTGGGCCGCAGCAGCCGGCCCAGCCGCTGCGCCTCCTCCTGGCGCGACCCGAAGGACCCCGAGACCTGGATGGCCACCCCCGCCTCGGGCAGGTCGATGGAGAAGTTGGCGACCTTGGAGACCACCAGGGTGCCCAGTTCGCCCGAGCGGAACGCCTCGAACAGCCGCTCACGCTCCTTGACGCGGGTCTCGCCCTTGATCACCGGCGCGTCGAGCGCATCGCCCAGTTCGTCCAGCTGCTCGATGTAGGACCCGATGATCAGCACCTGCTCGTCCTCGTGGCGGCGCACCAGCTCGCGCACCACCTCGGACTTGGCCGCCGAGGAGGCGCAGAAGCGGTAGCGGTCCTCGGGCTCGGCGGTGGCGTAGGCCAGCCGTTCGGAGTCGGAGAGGTTGACGCGCACCTCCACGCAGTCCGCGGGCGCGATCCAGCCCTGGTTCTCCATCTCCTTCCACGGCGCGTCGTAGCGCTTCGGGCCGATGAGGGAGAACACGTCGCCCTCGCGGCCGTCCTCGCGTACCAGGGTCGCCGTCAGCCCCAGGCGGCGGCGGGCCTGCAGGTCCGCCGTCATGCGGAAGACGGGGGCGGGCAGCAGGTGCACCTCGTCGTAGACGATCAGCCCCCAGTCGCGCGCCTCGAACAGCTCCAGATGGCTGTGCACGCCCTTCTTCCGGGCCGCCATGACCTGGTAGGTGGCGATGGTGACGGGGCGGATGTCCTTGCGGGTGCCGGAGTAC is a window from the Streptomonospora litoralis genome containing:
- a CDS encoding DNA repair helicase XPB, with the translated sequence MSCLIVQSDKTLLLEVDHELADECRRAIAPFAELERAPEHVHTYRVTPLALWNARAAGHDAEQVVDAFINYSRFPVPHSLLVDIAETMDRYGRLRLQAHPIHGLVLHALDTAVLEEVVRAKKIKGMLGERLDEDTVAVHPSERGNLKQALLKLGWPAEDYAGYVDGEAHAIDLAEGDWELRGYQREAADSFYSGGSGVVVLPCGAGKTIVGAAAMALARTTTLILVTNTVAVHQWRNELLRRTTLTEEEIGEYSGTRKDIRPVTIATYQVMAARKKGVHSHLELFEARDWGLIVYDEVHLLPAPVFRMTADLQARRRLGLTATLVREDGREGDVFSLIGPKRYDAPWKEMENQGWIAPADCVEVRVNLSDSERLAYATAEPEDRYRFCASSAAKSEVVRELVRRHEDEQVLIIGSYIEQLDELGDALDAPVIKGETRVKERERLFEAFRSGELGTLVVSKVANFSIDLPEAGVAIQVSGSFGSRQEEAQRLGRLLRPKSDSRSARFYAVTARDTVDQEFAAHRQRFLAEQGYAYRIADADDVFAGDEL
- a CDS encoding R2-like ligand-binding oxidase; this translates as MTDVADSAAPASPPEQRHGFHSLRAEGLNWDSFPLRLFAKGNAKFWNPDDIDMSRDAEDWRELGEEARFRIMRLCALFVAGEEAVTEDIQPFIRAMAAEGRLGDEMYLTQFAFEEAKHVQVFRMWLDAVGITDDLHAHVDGNPGYRALFYSELPAALNALAEDPSPRNQVRASVTYNHIIEGSLALTGYHAWNHICTARGIFPGMREIIKRIGDDERRHMAWGTFTCRRHVAADARNWEVVSERLNELLPHVTAVVQRSNEPEPSEDEKWYMLSDRELTDYAADRAMRRLGAIETARGMPVSRIDVDASPEELEERFGEEDREQLNRLG